A window of the Alnus glutinosa chromosome 4, dhAlnGlut1.1, whole genome shotgun sequence genome harbors these coding sequences:
- the LOC133866069 gene encoding UPF0496 protein At1g20180-like, with protein sequence MWAKSRASTTKKDGKELRDARKSLSVNEEYLSALRTKSYAEFFTKVELLVNQPSSSSYSSHQELSEILLEQSQDTIPAILDSAILSSNIPELKGLMLNYFDISAEASNFCSHLLKSIKQIQSSYHFIHHTLDTVDDHDHYYSPDQVKLIISELNSFVILNKHEFKLIRDKYSLVLHRLKSMRKKVARKLKLIKYLKKAFGICVAAACGLVAIAAIVLATHTLSALVLAPTLFSSPMKRLKKKCLSFRFLRSGLLSKVGKQIDVAAKGTYILNRDFDTISRLVARLNDEVEHRKAMLRFCLERREDKFSLQVMKEIKKSDIGFRKQVQDLEEHVYLCLVTINRARALVIKEMTSCCVEK encoded by the exons ATGTGGGCTAAATCTAGAGCTTCTACGACCAAAAAAG ATGGTAAGGAATTGAGAGATGCTCGTAAAAGCTTGAGCGTCAACGAGGAGTACCTTAGTGCACTAAGAACCAAATCGTACGCAGAATTCTTCACCAAAGTTGAATTACTTGTAAACCAGCCATCCTCTTCATCATACTCCAGCCATCAGGAGTTGtctgaaattcttcttgaacAGAGTCAAGACACGATTCCAGCTATTCTTGACTCTGCAATTCTTTCCTCAAACATACCTGAACTCAAAGGCCTTATGCTCAACTACTTTGACATCAGTGCCGAGGCTTCAAACTTCTGTAGCCACCTCCTCAAAAGCATCAAACAGATCCAATCCAGCTACCACTTCATTCACCACACGCTTGACACTGTCGATGATCATGATCATTACTATTCTCCAGACCAAGTCAAGCTGATTATTTCAGAGCTAAACTCGTTCGTTATCCTCAACAAACATGAATTTAAGCTGATACGCGACAAGTACTCGTTAGTATTGCACCGCCTGAAGTCAATGAGAAAAAAGGTGGCAAGAAAACTTAAGctgattaaatatttgaagaaggCATTTGGGATTTGCGTCGCGGCAGCTTGTGGGTTGGTAGCCATCGCAGCCATTGTCCTAGCAACGCACACTCTCAGCGCGCTTGTCTTGGCGCCAACACTTTTCAGCTCCCCCATGAAGCGCTTAAAGAAGAAGTGTTTAAGCTTTCGGTTCTTGAGAAGTGGGCTTCTCAGCAAAGTAGGGAAGCAGATCGATGTGGCGGCAAAGGGAACTTATATCTTGAACAGAGATTTTGATACGATTAGTCGGCTTGTGGCTAGGCTTAACGATGAGGTTGAGCACAGAAAGGCAATGTTACGATTCTGTTTGGAGAGGAGGGAGGATAAGTTTTCTTTGCAAGTAATGAAGGAGATTAAGAAGAGCGATATTGGGTTCAGGAAGCAAGTTCAGGATCTTGAAGAGCATGTGTACTTGTGCCTTGTAACCATTAACAGGGCTAGAGCTTTGGTCATTAAGGAGATGACTTCATGCTGTGTAGAGAAATAA